Proteins from one Candidatus Desulfovibrio trichonymphae genomic window:
- a CDS encoding YebC/PmpR family DNA-binding transcriptional regulator — protein MSGHSKWANIQHRKGRQDEKRGKIFTKATKEIIIAAKSGGDTAGNPRLRAAIATAKTVNLPKDKIEVAIRKGTGEDAGGDITETFYEGYGPGGIAVMVEVATDNKNRTVAEVRHLFTKHGGVLGENGSVGWMFERKGVVSVDKAAYAEDRIMEAALEAGADDVLDEEDVWTIYTAMADFAAVRDAFEAAGIEMQSAELAMIPQNLVAVNADIGQKVLRFMKALDDNDDVQNIYVNVDFPDDMPTE, from the coding sequence ATGTCAGGGCACAGCAAGTGGGCCAACATTCAACACCGCAAGGGACGGCAGGACGAAAAGCGCGGTAAAATATTCACAAAAGCCACCAAGGAAATCATCATAGCAGCCAAAAGTGGCGGCGACACGGCGGGTAATCCCCGTCTGCGGGCAGCCATAGCAACGGCGAAAACCGTCAATCTGCCAAAGGATAAAATTGAGGTGGCCATCCGCAAGGGTACCGGCGAAGACGCGGGCGGCGATATCACAGAGACTTTTTACGAGGGCTACGGCCCCGGCGGCATAGCTGTTATGGTGGAAGTAGCCACAGACAACAAAAATCGCACTGTGGCTGAGGTGCGCCATCTCTTTACCAAGCACGGCGGGGTGCTCGGCGAAAACGGCAGCGTCGGCTGGATGTTTGAGCGCAAGGGAGTTGTCAGTGTTGACAAGGCCGCGTATGCGGAAGACCGTATCATGGAGGCGGCTCTGGAGGCAGGGGCAGACGATGTGCTGGATGAGGAAGATGTGTGGACCATATACACGGCCATGGCAGATTTTGCCGCTGTGCGCGACGCGTTTGAGGCCGCTGGCATTGAAATGCAGTCTGCGGAACTTGCCATGATTCCGCAGAATCTGGTGGCTGTGAACGCGGATATCGGGCAGAAAGTGCTGCGTTTTATGAAGGCGCTGGACGACAATGATGATGTGCAGAACATTTACGTCAATGTGGATTTTCCCGACGACATGCCGACGGAGTAG
- a CDS encoding SAM-dependent methyltransferase — protein sequence MKEYRDHYFLKARRENYPARSIYKLRELDAKFRLMKSGMKVLDLGAAPGSWTLIAAEKVGCEGLVFACDIQNTDTVFPPQVIFMREDIFDRSAAFEARLDEFNPFDLVISDMAPRTTGVHLTDQMRSLKLAQEAFSVACRRLKQDGAFVVKIFMGPDIQQLLVPMRQTFSVVKSFKPKSSRAESKETFFTGLHFLKELV from the coding sequence ATGAAGGAATACCGTGACCACTACTTTCTCAAAGCCAGAAGGGAAAACTATCCGGCCCGTTCCATTTACAAACTGCGGGAACTTGACGCCAAATTTCGTCTGATGAAGTCGGGAATGAAAGTGCTGGATCTGGGCGCCGCGCCCGGTTCCTGGACGTTGATCGCTGCGGAGAAAGTGGGCTGCGAAGGGCTGGTGTTCGCCTGCGACATTCAAAACACCGACACTGTCTTCCCGCCGCAGGTAATTTTCATGCGGGAAGACATTTTTGACCGCTCAGCCGCGTTTGAAGCGAGGCTGGACGAGTTTAACCCGTTTGATCTGGTTATCAGCGATATGGCGCCGCGCACCACGGGCGTTCACCTGACGGATCAGATGCGCTCCCTGAAACTGGCGCAAGAGGCGTTTTCAGTCGCTTGCAGGCGTTTAAAACAGGATGGGGCATTTGTAGTCAAAATTTTTATGGGGCCGGACATCCAGCAATTGCTGGTACCCATGCGTCAGACTTTCAGTGTGGTCAAGTCCTTCAAGCCAAAAAGTTCGCGCGCTGAGAGCAAGGAAACATTTTTTACGGGGCTGCATTTTTTGAAAGAACTTGTTTAA